The following proteins come from a genomic window of Girardinichthys multiradiatus isolate DD_20200921_A chromosome 8, DD_fGirMul_XY1, whole genome shotgun sequence:
- the gal3st1b gene encoding galactosylceramide sulfotransferase, which yields MSRSKGFNCAAAVRGLIPWVLIANIMLVLYCLTATSPVIISPTQEEMCRLSMEQTSPNVLTEVSNSKQKCSPKVNIMFMKTHKTASSTILNILFRFGEKHQLKFALPDRRNDFCYPQPFLCSQVKDYRPGECFNIVCNHMRFNYEQVTKLLPSDAVYITILRDPVDLFESAFHYYHRTVPFTWRIRGENKLTEFLNNPKAFYSPEALNSFYLKNLLFFDFGLDNNLKVNDPRVMEGIWYLSKRFQLVLIAEYFEESLILLKDLLCWSMEDILYFKLNARRTSSVSRLDPEMRTKALQWNWADWKLYEHFNVTFWERVEAYGRQRMEQEVNELRRRNAEMSANCIEGGNAVEAQKIKDTHFQPWQPIGEKSIMGYNLRKDIDPKSSTICAKMLTPEIQYLSELGVNLWVTRLWGWVKDSIL from the exons ATGTCTAGGAGCAAAGGGTTTAACTGTGCAGCGGCAGTGCGGGGGCTGATACCCTGGGTTTTAATTGCCAACATAATGTTGGTCCTCTACTGCTTGACTGCGACAAGCCCAGTGATTATAAG CCCCACCCAAGAAGAGATGTGTCGCCTCAGCATGGAACAAACAAGTCCAAACGTCCTTACTGAAGTTTCTAACTCTAAACAGAAATGCTCCCCCAAAGTGAACATCATGTTCATGAAGACCCATAAAACTGCGAGCAGCACCATCCTCAACATCCTCTTCAGGTTTGGGGAAAAGCACCAGCTCAAATTTGCCTTACCTGACAGACGTAACGATTTCTGCTACCCACAGCCGTTCCTGTGCTCCCAGGTGAAGGACTACAGGCCAGGGGAGTGCTTCAACATTGTTTGCAACCACATGCGCTTCAACTATGAACAGGTGACCAAACTCCTGCCTTCAGATGCCGTGTACATCACCATCTTACGGGACCCGGTGGATCTCTTTGAGTCTGCGTTCCATTACTACCACAGAACAGTTCCTTTCACGTGGAGAATCAGAGGGGAGAACAAACTGACTGAGTTTTTGAACAATCCCAAGGCCTTCTACAGTCCAGAGGCTCTTAACTCATTCTATCttaaaaatctgctgttttttgaCTTTGGTTTGGATAACAACCTTAAAGTCAATGATCCTCGTGTCATGGAGGGCATTTGGTACTTATCCAAACGTTTTCAGCTGGTCCTCATTGCAGAATACTTTGAGGAATCTCTGATTCTGCTTAAGGATTTACTTTGTTGGTCAATGGAGGACATCCTTTATTTCAAGCTCAATGCTCGCAGGACCTCATCTGTGTCTCGGCTGGACCCTGAAATGAGAACCAAAGCCTTGCAGTGGAACTGGGCTGACTGGAAACTCTATGAACACTTTAATGTTACTTTCTGGGAGAGAGTTGAGGCATATGGAAGACAAAGAATGGAACAAGAGGTAAATGAGCTGAGAAGAAGAAATGCTGAGATGAGTGCAAACTGTATTGAAGGTGGAAATGCAGTTGAAGCCCAGAAGATTAAGGACACACATTTCCAGCCTTGGCAGCCCATTGGAGAGAAATCCATCATGGGGTACAATTTGAGGAAAGACATTGATCCCAAAAGCAGTACAATATGTGCAAAAATGCTCACACCTGAGATACAGTACCTATCAGAATTGGGAGTAAACCTTTGGGTGACTAGACTATGGGGTTGGGTGAAAGATTCTATTTTATAA
- the prodha gene encoding proline dehydrogenase 1, mitochondrial isoform X2, producing the protein MSYTNFLASLIRAKSVNLNKIRFSPSRCRSTVASPDRQEEKEQERQSEGCAVVEADPVELITQTKNAKDVRLNRIYVDFDNTEEAYKSKNNIELLRSLLVFNLCAIDILVEKNKELMELSKKLLGQRMFEKLMKMTFYGQFVAGEDHNSIKPLIHKNQAFGVGAVLDYSVEEDLTQEEAEKKEMDSCISEAEKASPGADHREKKYKAHRRFGDRRGGVISARTYFYADEAKCDNQMETFINCIKASGGASTDGFSAIKLTALGRPQFLLQFSEVLVKWRKFFNFLAAQQGKSDMTALEKRLELELLKESLTQMGVGARDDIENWFTGEKLGLSGTIDLLDWNSLINDTTKMSNLLMVPNLETGQLEPLSNKFTAEEESQMKRMLQRVDILAKHALENGVRLMVDAEQTYFQPAISRLTLEMQRKFNKEKAVIFNTYQCYLKEAYDNVTLDVELSRREGWYFGAKLVRGAYMYQERDRAQEIGYEDPINPDYEATNRMYHKCLEYVLEEIEHNRKANVMVASHNEDTVKFTLQKMNEMGLSPTENKVYFGQLLGMCDQISFPLGQAGFPVYKYVPYGPVNEVVPYLSRRAQENRGFMKGSQRERSLLWNELRRRFLGGQIFYKPVY; encoded by the exons ATGTCCTACACAAACTTTTTAGCGTCGCTTATCCGGGCAAAGTCGGTCAACCTCAACAAAATTCGCTTTTCACCTTCAAGATGTCGGTCAACTGTGGCATCCCCAGACAGACAGGAAGAGAAAGAGCAGGAGCGGCAGTCGGAGGGCTGCGCGGTGGTGGAAGCTGACCCGGTCGAACTCATCACCCAGACCAAAAACGCCAAAGACGTGCGTCTGAACAGGATTTACGTCGATTTCGACAACACCGAAGAGGCATACAAAAGCAAGAATAACATCGAGCTGCTGCGAAGTCTGCTGGTCTTCAACCTGTGCGCCATTGACATCCTTGTTGAGAAGAATAAGGAG TTGATGGAGCTCAGTAAGAAGCTGCTGGGTCAGCGGATGTTTGAGAAGCTGATGAAGATGACCTTCTACGGTCAGTTTGTTGCAGGGGAAGACCATAACTCCATCAAACCTTTAATCCACAAGAACCAGGCTTTCGGTGTGGGGGCAGTTCTGGACTACAGTGTGGAAGAAGATCTGACACAAGAGGAGGCTGAGAAGAAAGAAATGGA TTCCTGTATTTCCGAGGCAGAGAAGGCAAGCCCAG GCGCAGATCATCGTGAGAAGAAGTACAAGGCCCATCGGCGGTTTGGAGATAGACGTGGAGGTGTCATCAGTGCTCGCACGTATTTTTATGCTGATGAGGCCAAATGTGACAATCAAATGGAGACATTCATAAACTGTATTAAAGCATCAG GTGGAGCTTCTACTGATGGATTCTCTGCCATTAAATTGACTGCACTTGGACGGCCACAGTTCCTT CTACAGTTTTCAGAGGTCCTGGTTAAATGGAGGAAATTCTTTAACTTCCTCGCTGCACAACAAGGAAAATCGGATATGACGGCTTTGGAGAAAAGACTGGAACTGGAGCTGCTCAAG GAAAGTTTGACTCAAATGGGTGTAGGAGCCAGAGATGACATTGAGAACTGGTTCACTGGGGAGAAGCTGGGTTTGTCAGG AACAATCGACTTGCTGGACTGGAACAGTTTGATAAATGACACAACAAAGATGTCCAATCTGCTCATGGTGCCAAATCTAGAG ACAGGCCAGCTGGAACCTTTGTCAAACAAATTTACAGCTGAGGAGGAGAGCCAGATGAAGAGAATGCTGCAGAGAGTTGACATTCTGGCCAAG CATGCTCTGGAGAATGGGGTGAGGCTAATGgtggatgcagagcagacaTACTTCCAACCAGCTATTAGTCGGCTCACCCTGGAGATGCAGAGGAAGTTCAACAAAGAAAAGGCAGTGATTTTCAACACTTATCAATGTTATCTTAAG GAAGCCTATGACAACGTGACTCTAGATGTTGAGCTGTCTCGAAGAGAGGGCTGGTACTTTGGTGCCAAACTTGTCCGTGGAGCTTATATGTACCAAGAGAGAGATCGGGCCCAGGAAATTGGCTACGAAGACCCTATAAACCCAGACTACGAAGCCACAAACAGGATGTATCACAA GTGTTTGGAGTATGTCCTGGAGGAGATTGAACACAACAGGAAAGCAAACGTCATGGTCGCTTCTCACAACGAGGACACAGTGAAGTTTACTCTTCAAAA AATGAATGAAATGGGTCTCTCACCCACCGAGAATAAAGTTTACTTTGGGCAGCTGCTCGGCATGTGTGACCAGATCAGCTTCCCGCTAG GTCAAGCAGGTTTCCCAGTGTACAAGTACGTCCCATATGGTCCTGTCAATGAGGTGGTCCCCTATTTGTCTCGTCGTGCTCAAGAGAACCGTGGCTTCATGAAAGGATCCCAGAGAGAGCGCAGCCTGCTGTGGAACGAGCTGAGGCGCAGGTTTCTGGGTGGTCAGATTTTCTACAAGCCTGTCTACTGA
- the prodha gene encoding proline dehydrogenase 1, mitochondrial isoform X3: MSYTNFLASLIRAKSVNLNKIRFSPSRCRSTVASPDRQEEKEQERQSEGCAVVEADPVELITQTKNAKDVRLNRIYVDFDNTEEAYKSKNNIELLRSLLVFNLCAIDILVEKNKEFVAGEDHNSIKPLIHKNQAFGVGAVLDYSVEEDLTQEEAEKKEMDSCISEAEKASPGADHREKKYKAHRRFGDRRGGVISARTYFYADEAKCDNQMETFINCIKASGGASTDGFSAIKLTALGRPQFLLQFSEVLVKWRKFFNFLAAQQGKSDMTALEKRLELELLKESLTQMGVGARDDIENWFTGEKLGLSGTIDLLDWNSLINDTTKMSNLLMVPNLETGQLEPLSNKFTAEEESQMKRMLQRVDILAKHALENGVRLMVDAEQTYFQPAISRLTLEMQRKFNKEKAVIFNTYQCYLKEAYDNVTLDVELSRREGWYFGAKLVRGAYMYQERDRAQEIGYEDPINPDYEATNRMYHKCLEYVLEEIEHNRKANVMVASHNEDTVKFTLQKMNEMGLSPTENKVYFGQLLGMCDQISFPLAGQAGFPVYKYVPYGPVNEVVPYLSRRAQENRGFMKGSQRERSLLWNELRRRFLGGQIFYKPVY; the protein is encoded by the exons ATGTCCTACACAAACTTTTTAGCGTCGCTTATCCGGGCAAAGTCGGTCAACCTCAACAAAATTCGCTTTTCACCTTCAAGATGTCGGTCAACTGTGGCATCCCCAGACAGACAGGAAGAGAAAGAGCAGGAGCGGCAGTCGGAGGGCTGCGCGGTGGTGGAAGCTGACCCGGTCGAACTCATCACCCAGACCAAAAACGCCAAAGACGTGCGTCTGAACAGGATTTACGTCGATTTCGACAACACCGAAGAGGCATACAAAAGCAAGAATAACATCGAGCTGCTGCGAAGTCTGCTGGTCTTCAACCTGTGCGCCATTGACATCCTTGTTGAGAAGAATAAGGAG TTTGTTGCAGGGGAAGACCATAACTCCATCAAACCTTTAATCCACAAGAACCAGGCTTTCGGTGTGGGGGCAGTTCTGGACTACAGTGTGGAAGAAGATCTGACACAAGAGGAGGCTGAGAAGAAAGAAATGGA TTCCTGTATTTCCGAGGCAGAGAAGGCAAGCCCAG GCGCAGATCATCGTGAGAAGAAGTACAAGGCCCATCGGCGGTTTGGAGATAGACGTGGAGGTGTCATCAGTGCTCGCACGTATTTTTATGCTGATGAGGCCAAATGTGACAATCAAATGGAGACATTCATAAACTGTATTAAAGCATCAG GTGGAGCTTCTACTGATGGATTCTCTGCCATTAAATTGACTGCACTTGGACGGCCACAGTTCCTT CTACAGTTTTCAGAGGTCCTGGTTAAATGGAGGAAATTCTTTAACTTCCTCGCTGCACAACAAGGAAAATCGGATATGACGGCTTTGGAGAAAAGACTGGAACTGGAGCTGCTCAAG GAAAGTTTGACTCAAATGGGTGTAGGAGCCAGAGATGACATTGAGAACTGGTTCACTGGGGAGAAGCTGGGTTTGTCAGG AACAATCGACTTGCTGGACTGGAACAGTTTGATAAATGACACAACAAAGATGTCCAATCTGCTCATGGTGCCAAATCTAGAG ACAGGCCAGCTGGAACCTTTGTCAAACAAATTTACAGCTGAGGAGGAGAGCCAGATGAAGAGAATGCTGCAGAGAGTTGACATTCTGGCCAAG CATGCTCTGGAGAATGGGGTGAGGCTAATGgtggatgcagagcagacaTACTTCCAACCAGCTATTAGTCGGCTCACCCTGGAGATGCAGAGGAAGTTCAACAAAGAAAAGGCAGTGATTTTCAACACTTATCAATGTTATCTTAAG GAAGCCTATGACAACGTGACTCTAGATGTTGAGCTGTCTCGAAGAGAGGGCTGGTACTTTGGTGCCAAACTTGTCCGTGGAGCTTATATGTACCAAGAGAGAGATCGGGCCCAGGAAATTGGCTACGAAGACCCTATAAACCCAGACTACGAAGCCACAAACAGGATGTATCACAA GTGTTTGGAGTATGTCCTGGAGGAGATTGAACACAACAGGAAAGCAAACGTCATGGTCGCTTCTCACAACGAGGACACAGTGAAGTTTACTCTTCAAAA AATGAATGAAATGGGTCTCTCACCCACCGAGAATAAAGTTTACTTTGGGCAGCTGCTCGGCATGTGTGACCAGATCAGCTTCCCGCTAG CAGGTCAAGCAGGTTTCCCAGTGTACAAGTACGTCCCATATGGTCCTGTCAATGAGGTGGTCCCCTATTTGTCTCGTCGTGCTCAAGAGAACCGTGGCTTCATGAAAGGATCCCAGAGAGAGCGCAGCCTGCTGTGGAACGAGCTGAGGCGCAGGTTTCTGGGTGGTCAGATTTTCTACAAGCCTGTCTACTGA
- the prodha gene encoding proline dehydrogenase 1, mitochondrial isoform X1, protein MSYTNFLASLIRAKSVNLNKIRFSPSRCRSTVASPDRQEEKEQERQSEGCAVVEADPVELITQTKNAKDVRLNRIYVDFDNTEEAYKSKNNIELLRSLLVFNLCAIDILVEKNKELMELSKKLLGQRMFEKLMKMTFYGQFVAGEDHNSIKPLIHKNQAFGVGAVLDYSVEEDLTQEEAEKKEMDSCISEAEKASPGADHREKKYKAHRRFGDRRGGVISARTYFYADEAKCDNQMETFINCIKASGGASTDGFSAIKLTALGRPQFLLQFSEVLVKWRKFFNFLAAQQGKSDMTALEKRLELELLKESLTQMGVGARDDIENWFTGEKLGLSGTIDLLDWNSLINDTTKMSNLLMVPNLETGQLEPLSNKFTAEEESQMKRMLQRVDILAKHALENGVRLMVDAEQTYFQPAISRLTLEMQRKFNKEKAVIFNTYQCYLKEAYDNVTLDVELSRREGWYFGAKLVRGAYMYQERDRAQEIGYEDPINPDYEATNRMYHKCLEYVLEEIEHNRKANVMVASHNEDTVKFTLQKMNEMGLSPTENKVYFGQLLGMCDQISFPLAGQAGFPVYKYVPYGPVNEVVPYLSRRAQENRGFMKGSQRERSLLWNELRRRFLGGQIFYKPVY, encoded by the exons ATGTCCTACACAAACTTTTTAGCGTCGCTTATCCGGGCAAAGTCGGTCAACCTCAACAAAATTCGCTTTTCACCTTCAAGATGTCGGTCAACTGTGGCATCCCCAGACAGACAGGAAGAGAAAGAGCAGGAGCGGCAGTCGGAGGGCTGCGCGGTGGTGGAAGCTGACCCGGTCGAACTCATCACCCAGACCAAAAACGCCAAAGACGTGCGTCTGAACAGGATTTACGTCGATTTCGACAACACCGAAGAGGCATACAAAAGCAAGAATAACATCGAGCTGCTGCGAAGTCTGCTGGTCTTCAACCTGTGCGCCATTGACATCCTTGTTGAGAAGAATAAGGAG TTGATGGAGCTCAGTAAGAAGCTGCTGGGTCAGCGGATGTTTGAGAAGCTGATGAAGATGACCTTCTACGGTCAGTTTGTTGCAGGGGAAGACCATAACTCCATCAAACCTTTAATCCACAAGAACCAGGCTTTCGGTGTGGGGGCAGTTCTGGACTACAGTGTGGAAGAAGATCTGACACAAGAGGAGGCTGAGAAGAAAGAAATGGA TTCCTGTATTTCCGAGGCAGAGAAGGCAAGCCCAG GCGCAGATCATCGTGAGAAGAAGTACAAGGCCCATCGGCGGTTTGGAGATAGACGTGGAGGTGTCATCAGTGCTCGCACGTATTTTTATGCTGATGAGGCCAAATGTGACAATCAAATGGAGACATTCATAAACTGTATTAAAGCATCAG GTGGAGCTTCTACTGATGGATTCTCTGCCATTAAATTGACTGCACTTGGACGGCCACAGTTCCTT CTACAGTTTTCAGAGGTCCTGGTTAAATGGAGGAAATTCTTTAACTTCCTCGCTGCACAACAAGGAAAATCGGATATGACGGCTTTGGAGAAAAGACTGGAACTGGAGCTGCTCAAG GAAAGTTTGACTCAAATGGGTGTAGGAGCCAGAGATGACATTGAGAACTGGTTCACTGGGGAGAAGCTGGGTTTGTCAGG AACAATCGACTTGCTGGACTGGAACAGTTTGATAAATGACACAACAAAGATGTCCAATCTGCTCATGGTGCCAAATCTAGAG ACAGGCCAGCTGGAACCTTTGTCAAACAAATTTACAGCTGAGGAGGAGAGCCAGATGAAGAGAATGCTGCAGAGAGTTGACATTCTGGCCAAG CATGCTCTGGAGAATGGGGTGAGGCTAATGgtggatgcagagcagacaTACTTCCAACCAGCTATTAGTCGGCTCACCCTGGAGATGCAGAGGAAGTTCAACAAAGAAAAGGCAGTGATTTTCAACACTTATCAATGTTATCTTAAG GAAGCCTATGACAACGTGACTCTAGATGTTGAGCTGTCTCGAAGAGAGGGCTGGTACTTTGGTGCCAAACTTGTCCGTGGAGCTTATATGTACCAAGAGAGAGATCGGGCCCAGGAAATTGGCTACGAAGACCCTATAAACCCAGACTACGAAGCCACAAACAGGATGTATCACAA GTGTTTGGAGTATGTCCTGGAGGAGATTGAACACAACAGGAAAGCAAACGTCATGGTCGCTTCTCACAACGAGGACACAGTGAAGTTTACTCTTCAAAA AATGAATGAAATGGGTCTCTCACCCACCGAGAATAAAGTTTACTTTGGGCAGCTGCTCGGCATGTGTGACCAGATCAGCTTCCCGCTAG CAGGTCAAGCAGGTTTCCCAGTGTACAAGTACGTCCCATATGGTCCTGTCAATGAGGTGGTCCCCTATTTGTCTCGTCGTGCTCAAGAGAACCGTGGCTTCATGAAAGGATCCCAGAGAGAGCGCAGCCTGCTGTGGAACGAGCTGAGGCGCAGGTTTCTGGGTGGTCAGATTTTCTACAAGCCTGTCTACTGA
- the srsf9 gene encoding serine/arginine-rich splicing factor 9, which translates to MSDGRIYVGNLPMDVQERDIEDLFFKYGKIREIELKNNRGTIPFAFIRFEDPRDAEDAVFGRNGYAYGNSKLRVEYPRTTGGKTGPMGGGGGGQRGRFGPPTRRSEFRVTVTGLPSTGSWQDLKDHMREAGDVCFADVQRDGEGVVEFLRREDMEYALRRLDRTEFRSHQGETSYIRVYEDRGGANWDRSRSRSRSRGRYSPPFFSRGSPPRYQSPPRHPMLRNSPPPRRHPPPHHSPPPRHYR; encoded by the exons ATGTCTGACGGCCGGATCTATGTTGGAAATCTCCCTATGGATGTCCAGGAGAGAGATATAGAGGATCTCTTCTTCAAATATGGAAAAATCCGGGAAATAGAATTGAAGAATAACAGAGGAACCATTCCTTTTGCCTTCATCCGATTCGAGGATCCACG GGATGCTGAGGATGCTGTCTTTGGAAGGAATGGATATGCATATGGGAACTCCAAGCTACGTGTGGAATATCCTCGAACCACTGGTGGAAAAACTGGTCCAATGGGAGGCGGTGGAGGAGGACAGAGAGGAAGGTTTGGACCCCCAACTCGAAGATCCGAATTTCGGGTCACAGTGACTG GATTACCTTCTACTGGGAGCTGGCAGGATCTGAAGGATCACATGCGGGAAGCAGGAGATGTTTGTTTCGCAGATGTACAGAGAGACGGAGAGGGTGTAGTGGAGTTTCTCCGTAGAGAGGACATGGAGTACGCACTACGTCGACTTGACCGGACCGAGTTTCGCTCACATCAG gGTGAGACCTCGTACATCCGGGTTTATGAGGACAGAGGCGGTGCCAACTGGGATCGTTCACGTTCTCGATCCAGATCCCGAGGTCGCTATTCTCCTCCATTTTTTAGCAGAGGGTCACCCCCTCGCTACCAGTCGCCTCCACGCCATCCTATGTTAAGGAATAGTCCACCCCCCAGGAGGCACCCACCACCTCACCATAGCCCACCTCCACGTCATTACCGATAG